GCCATGAGCAGGATCAACGCCCCTCTGCCGGACGCGCTCGCAGACGCCCTCGTATGGGCCGCCGACGAGATGGCCCTGCGCTATCTGCGTCCCTTCGGCCTACGCAACCCCCAGCACGCCCACGTCCTCGATCCGATGACCGGAGCGGGTGAACTCATCTCGCGCTTCCTGATACCCGGATCAGTCAGTCCGCAGACGGCGAAGACCGTGTGGCCTCGCGGCGGCGCCTACACGATCAGTTCCGGCGTCATGTCCAGATTCCTCGCCAACGCGCGGATCGAGACCGCACAGGAGGCGCAGGGCTGGCCGACCATCCATTCGGACTGGGACGCCGTAGATGGTCCCCGTCTCCAGCTGCCACTGCGGGTTCTCGCAGATCCGCTGCTTCTGGACCTGCCGGCACTCGGCCCGGCGCCGCAGCGCCTGCATTCGGCCACCTACCCCCTACAGCCCACATGGTTCGAGCAGGACGAGTTCGACAAGGCCGCCATCTGCCACTACCCGCCCCACGTGATCGTCTGCAACCCGCCCCGCGGGCAAGCGGCCGCCGGCTCAGAGTCTCGCTACGCCGGTCTGGACGCCAGGCTCGCCGCCGCATACGACGCCGCCGGAACACCGACGCCGACCAACATGGACACGCGCATACTGACCTGGGCGTGCGAGCACATCCCCGACTACGGGGTCATCGCCCTTGTTGTCAGCGCCGCACTGATTGAGGACCCGGAATATGCCGGGCTCCGGCGCCGCCTCATCGCGCAGATGGACAGCATCCGCGTTATCGATCCCAGAGACCGAGAGGACCTCGTATCTCCGTACGAGGACACCGTGCTTCTCATCGCCGCCCACGCAGGCGAACCTACCGATGAATGCAATGTCCTGTACTACCGGGGGTTGCCCGACCCGAACAACTGGGAGCAGGGGTGGCATCCGATCAGCTCCGCGAGCGGTGCCCCATGGAGCCTGCCTCGGCCGGTCGCTCCCGGCGGCTACCGGTGAGCGCCGTAATGCGAGTACAGTCGTTGGCTGTGCCGCAGGCCACGATTCGTCTCAGCGCTTTCAACTCGCCGCTGGGACCCATGACGCTGGCCGCCGCCACGGGGGAGGGGCTGCCCGACGGCGGCGCCGTCGTCGGCGTCTGGTTCGACGGGCAGCGCCACGACCGCGCCGGACTCACCAGCGACGCGCGCCCGGTGACCCCCGGCGCCGCGGACGAGCCGCCTGTGCTGGCGCAGACCCGAGCCTGGCTGGAACGCTACTTCACCGGCGAGGACCCCGGCCCGACCCCCGCCCTGGCCGCGGCCGGCACCGACTTCCAACAGCGCGTGTGGGATCGACTGCGTACTATTCCGCGCGGGCAGACCACCACCTACGGGCGCATCGCCGCCGACCTCGCGGCCGCCAGCGGCCGGTCCGCCTCGGCCCGCGCCGTCGGCTCCGCCGTGGGCCGCAACCCCGTCAGCCTGCTCGTGCCCTGTCACCGCGTGCTGGGTGCCAACGGCGCCCTGACCGGCTACGCCGGCGGGCCCGAACGCAAGGCCGCCCTGCTGCGGCTGGAAGGAGTGGCTGTCGCGTGAGCAGCTTCCGGAAACACCGCTCCGAGTTGCGGCGCACCCGCCTCGACGTCGTCTCCCGCAGCGCACCCATGGAGGGCGTGCTCACCGTTCCTGAGGAGGCGGGCGACGGCGTCCACGCCACTCGCGAACGCCGCCTCCCGCTGGTGATCTGCTGCCACGGCTTCACGGACTCGCTGCACGGCACCGCCGATGTGGCCGACCACCTGGCCGCCCTCGGCCTGGCGACCTACCGCTTCACCTTCAACGGCGGCTGGGCCGGCGCCGACATGACCGGCATGAGCGTGCTAACGGAGGTGGAGGACCTCGAGGCCGTGCTCGACGCCGCACGTGCGGGCGCCGCGGCAGGCGCCGGCCCCTGGGCGGGAATCGACCCGGAACGCATCGCCCTGCTGGGCAAGTCCCAGGGCGGCGCCGTCGCGGTGCGCGCCGTCGGCCTCCTGGACGGCCCCAGTGCGTGAGGCCGGCGGCCTGGCGGGGGCCGAGGCGGAAGACGAGACGAACGACTACCTCGCCCGCGAGTTGACGGTGCCGGTCGGCGCGGCCGGCGCCGACCCGGGCGGGCTCGTCCACGCCCTGACCTACGTGCCCCGCGCCGCCGCGGCCGGGCGGCTGCGCGCCCCGCTGGTGGTGTGCTGCCACGGGCTGGGGGAGTCCGGGCTGCGGGTGGCGCCGGTCGCCCAACGGCTGGCCGCCGCGGGCGCCGTCGCCATCGCCCCCAGCTTCCGCGGGGGAGGAGCCCCGACCACAGGCCCGACCACCGCCATGACCATCGGCACCGAACTGGCCGACCTGGATGCCGTATTGAAGACCGCCCGCACCTGGCCCTTCGTCGACACCGCCCGCACCGCCCTGTTCGGTCGCAGCCAGGGCGGACTCGTGGCCATGGAGGCGGCCGCCGCCCACCCGGCGCAGATCGCCGCGCTGACCCTGTGGTACCCGGCGCTCGCGGCCCCTGCCTCGGTGCGGCGCCGCTTCGGGCGCCTCGACGCGGTGCCGGAGACCTTCACCTCCCGCGTCGACGGCCGCGACATCACGCTCGGACGGGACTTCGCCCGCGACCTCTGGACCCGCGACGTCGAGGCCGCCATGCGCCGCTACCCCTCCCCGGTGCTGCTGGTGCACGGCGAGGCGGACGCCGACGTGCCCCTCGCCGTCTCGCAGGCGGCCGCCCGCACCCTCCCCGACGCCCGCCTGGAGCGCATCCCCGGTGCGGGGCACGGCTTCGGCGACGCGAACTTCGAGGCGGCCGTGGGGTGGACCGTGGACTTCCTGGCCTGGGCGGGCGTCCTGGACGACTGAGGTCGAGGTCGCCGGCCGGTGCGGACCGGGCGGGCGCGTCGGCGATGGTCGGCGGGTGCAGGCGACTTGTGTTCTTGCCCCTAATACCTCGAATCGCCATAATCGCCTGGGTGACCGAGACTCCCACCTCATCGCCGCTCGACGCAGCCAACCTGGTTCGTATTGACCGCCTAGCCGAGGCCCTGATCGACGCGGACGCCGTCCTAGTCGGCGCCGGCGCGGGGCTGTCGGTCGCCGACGGCGATGCGCACGCCGGCCCCGCATTTGAGGCGCGCTTCGCCGACTTCTACGCCGCCCGTGGCATCACCGACGCCTACTCCGGCGGCTTCTACCCCTTCCCCACGCCGGAGGAGAGGTGGGCCTTCTGGGCGCGAAACATCCTCCTCCAGCGCTACGAGTCCGGCCCCGGCGCCGTCTACCGCGACCTGCATGACCTGCTGGACGGGCGCGACTACTTTGTCCTGACTACCAACGTCGACCACCGTTTCCAGAACTCCGGCTTCCCCAAGGACCGCCTGTTCTACACCCAGGGCGACTACGGCCTGTTCCAGTGCTCCGTGCCTTGCAGCCAGGACACCTATGACAACTACGACGCCGTCGTCGCCATGGATGCTGGCGAGCGCGCCAACACCGCCGCGGGCACCCCGATGCGAGTGCCCACACACCTGCTTCCCACCTGCCCTCGCTGCGGCGAGCCGCTGACCACCAACCTGCGCTCGGATGACACCTTCGTCCAGGACGCCGGCTGGTACGCCGCCGCCGAGCGCTACGTCGCCTGGACCGACGCCCACCAGAGCGGGCGCGTGCTCCACCTCGAACTCGGAGTGGGCATGAACACCCCCGGCATCATCAAGTACCCGTTCTGGCGCCGCGTGCACGCCAACCCCGAGTCCATCTACGCGGCGGTGTCGCTGGAGCCCGGCACGCCCCGCGAGATCGCCGGCCGCTCCATCCTCGTAGATGCCGACCTCGGCGCTGCCCTTTCCGCGCTGCGTGAACGGCTGTCTGAGCAATAGCGGACACTGGTCAGCCCACGTGACACGCAGCGGCGATCCAACCAGGGTCCCGCGGTCTGAGCAGGGGGTAGCGGGGGATGTCTCTGTCCGTCGCCGTGGCGGTCCTCCGTGTTGACTAACTCTCTGGGCGAAGCTTCCTCCGTCATGGGGCACGGCAGCCGCCATAACGACCGACCTCGGTGGTTACTTCGACCGACCTCGGTGGTTACTTCGACCGACCTCGGTGGTTACTTCGACCGACCTCGGGGAGGGGGCTTTGTTGGTTCTCTCAGGAAGGCGGCATAGGCTCTCTTACTCGACCCCCGCTCCGGAGAGCCCATGCTTGAGCTGCACGAGATAACCAAGTCCTACCGCACCGCATCCTTTGACCAGACTGCACTGGACGGAGTGTCCGTCTCCTTCCGGGACAACGAGTTCGTGGCCGTGCTCGGCCAATCGGGTAGCGGCAAGACCACCATGCTCAACATCATCGGCGGTCTGGACCACTTCGACTCCGGCGACCTGGTGATCGACGGCATCTCTACCAAGAACTACCGCAGTCGCGACTGGGACGCTTACCGCAACAACCGCATCGGCTTCGTTTTCCAGTCCTACAACCTGATTCCCCACCAGAGCGTGTTGGCCAACGTCGAACTCGCCCTGACCCTGACCGGCGTCTCCCGCGGGGAGCGGCGCCGCCGCGCCCTGGACGCCCTGGAACAGGTGGGGCTGGCAGACCACGTCCACAAGCGGCCCAGCCAGCTCTCCGGCGGCCAGATGCAGCGCGTAGCCATCGCCCGCGCCCTGATCAACGACCCCGAGATCCTGCTGGCCGACGAACCCACCGGCGCCCTGGACTCGACCACATCCATTCAGGTGATGGACCTGCTGCGGGAGGTCGCCGCCGACCGGCTGGTCATCATGGTCACCCACAACCCTGAGCTCGCCCACGACTATGCCACCCGCATCGTCGAGCTCGCCGACGGGAGCATCACCTCCGACACGGCCCCTTACATCCCCACGGCCGACGACGCCCGCGAGGCACGGCCGCCGCGTCGCACCCGCATGGGGCCATTGACTGCGCTGTCGCTGTCCTTCAGCAATCTGATGACTAAGAAGGGGCGCACACTCATGACCTCCTTCGCGGGGTCCATCGGCATTATCGGCATCGCCCTGATCCTGGCGCTGGCCAACGGCGTCAACGCCTACATCGCCCGTACCGAGGAAGAGACACTGTCCTCCTACCCGCTCCAGATCGAGCGGCTGGGCATGGACTACACCGCCTTGATCGCCCGGGCCACCGACACCACGACCCAAGAGGATCTTCCCGACGGCGTGGTCGGGGAGCGCGGCGACGTGCGTGACATGTTCGGCTCGGCCAACACCAATGATCTGGCGGCGCTCAAGGCCTACTTCGAAGCCGACGGCGGCGGCATTAATGCCCATGTAAATGCCATTGAGTACCTCTACAACGTCAGCCCCCAGCTGTACCTTCCGGTCACCAAGGCGTCCTCGACCATGCCCACACAGGTCAACCCCGACTCGGCCTTCTCATCCTTCGGCGCCATGACCGCCACCATGCAGATGACCGTGTTCCGGCAACTCGCCGCTGACAACGGTCTGTATGTCGACCAGTACGACGTCGCCGCCGGCCGCTGGCCCACTGCTTACAACGAGCTGGTGCTGGTGCTGCCGGAGGACGGCCGGATGAGTGATATGACTGCGTACGCGCTCGGCCTGCGCGAACACAGTCAATTGGAGCAACTGGTGCAGACCTACATGGGTAACACGCCGGCGGCCGTAGCGATGCCCACGGCGGCAGCCACCGCCACGGCCAATGCGGCGGGCGCCGACCCCTCCGAGGATGCCACCACGGACTCCACCGCAGAGCGCACTTACGCCTACAACGATCTGATCGGACGCACCTTGAGCCTGGTGCCGTCCCACAAGCGCTACGTGCATGATGCCGACTACGGCGTGTGGACGGACAGGTCCGCCGACGCCGCCTACATGTCGCAGCTGGTGGCCGACGGCGAGACCATGAGCGTGGTGGGCGTGGTGCGCGCCAACGGATCCCAGGCAGCTCTCACGCCGGGCCTCTACTACACCCCGGCCCTGACCCGGTATCTGGTTGAACAGGCTGCTGATTCCGACATCGTCAAGGCGCAGTTGGCCGCGCCCGACGTGAATGTATTCACCGGGAAGACCTTCGCCGAGGAGGAAGACGCCGCTGAGGACACCGAATTCGACCTCTCCAGCTTGTTCACCATCGACGAGTCCCAGTTGCGGGCCGCTTTCCAGATCGACCCTGACGCCCTGGACATCTCCGGCATGGACCTGTCTGGCATGGATCTGTCTGGCCTGGACACCACCCAGATGGACCTGTCCGGACTGGACCTGTCCGGACTGGCGGCCGTCCAACCCGAGATCGACCTGTCCGGACTGGACCTGTCCTCGCTGAGCCTGACCGACCTGGAGCAGCAGTTCCCCCAACTAGCGGACGTCGACTATGCGGCGCTGATAACCCGGGCGCTGGCCGACGGCGTGATCAAGGAGGGGGCCGACACGCGGGTGGCGGCCATGATGACCGGCCTGATCGCGGACTTCACGGACTACTACGCCGAGCACGCCACCGGCGATGATCCGGCCGACCCCAGCGACGACCCCGAACTAGGCGTGCTCATCACCGACTATCTGGCACAGGAGGACGTCCAGCGCACCATCGCAGAAACACTCGGCTCAGAGGAAGTGATCGACTCGGCCAAGCTCACCGAGAATCTCACCACTGCCCTGGGCGCCGACCCCGCCGTAACCGAGATCTCCGAGGCGGTGCGCGACCGACTGGTGGCAGAGATCGGTTCCCAGGTGGCCGGGGCGGTCGCAGGCTCCATCAGCGAAGCTCTGTCCAGCGCGGTGCAGCAGACCATGGCGGCCGCTATGGCACAGATGATGACTGCCATCCAGACGCAGATCGCCGCCCAGATCCAGACCGCCACTAGCCAGCTGGCCACCGGCCTGGCCGATGCCGTGAGTGTGGATCCCGACGCCTTCGCCCAGGCCTTTGAACTGGACATGACCCCGGAGGAGCTCAGCCAACTGCTCGCCACGCTGGTGTCCACCGAGACGGCCACCTACGAGTCCAACCTGAGTGGGCTGGGTTGGGCGGACCTGGACAACCCCAGCGAGATCCACATTTATCCCAAGGACTTCGCGGCCAAGGACGAGGTCAAGCAGATCCTTGAGGACTACAACGCCGAGCAGATGGCGGTCGGCGCCGATGACAAGGTCATCACTTACACCGATGTAGTCGGCGTGCTGATGAGTTCGGTGACCCGGATCGTCAACATCATCTCCTGGCTGCTGATCGCCTTCGTGGCCATCTCCCTGGTGGTCTCCAGCATTATGATCGCCATCATCACCTACATTTCCGTGCTTGAACGCCGCAAGGAGATCGGCATCCTGCGCGCCGTCGGCGCCTCCAAGGCGGATGTCCGGCACGTGTTCAACGCCGAGACCATCATTGAGGGGCTGCTCGCCGGGCTCATGGGTGTGGGTATAACCTTGCTGGTGAGTCTGCCCGTGAATGCCTTTATCCACGGTCGCTTCGGCGTGGAATCGATCGCTCAGTTGCCGGTGAGTGCCGGCGTGATCCTGATACTCATCTCGGTGGGGCTGACCGTGCTGGCCGGCCTGATCCCATCTGGCAAGGCCGCTCGGGAGGACCCGGTGGAGGCGCTGCGCTCGGAGTGAATCCGACCTGGTAGTTGCCTGTGCACCCCTCCGGTAGGCTGCTCCTGTGAGTGACAGCACGACCTTCGGTTCCCGCGGGAGCGAAAACCCGATCCTGCTTCAGGGATTCGCCTGGGATATGGCCGCCGACTCCAGCCACTGGCGCTTCCTCGCGGACAATGCCGCCCTCATCGCGGACTCCGGCGTCACGACTATTTGGCTGCCGCCCGCCTACAAGGGCCAGGCCGGCGTCAACGACGTCGGCTACGGCGTCTATGACACCTACGACCTGGGTGAGTTCGACCAGAAGGGCACCGTGCCCACCAAGTACGGCACTAAGGACGAGTATGTCGCCGCCGTCGCCGCGCTGCGCGCAGCCGGCATCGAGGTACTGGCCGACATAGTCCTGAATCACCGCATGGGTGCCGACGGCGCCGAGCAGGTGCGTGCCATCGAGGTCGACGGCGCCGACCGCCGCAAGCCCATCGCGGACCCGGCCACCATAACCGCCTGGACGAGCTTCACCTTCCCCGGCCGCCACGGCACCTACTCCGACTTCACCTGGGATCACACCTGCTTCCTGGGCACGGACTGGGACGAGCAGGCCCGCCGTAACGGTGTGTGGCTGTTCGAGGGCAAGGAGTGGAATGAGGATGTCACCGATGAGCGCGGCAACTTCGATTACCTCATGGGCGCGGATGTAGACCTGAACAATCCGCGGGTGTCGGACGAACTGATCCGCTGGGGCCGCTGGTATCTGGAGACCACGGGCGTGGACGGTGTGCGGCTGGATGCCCTAAAGCACATGAGCCGTGAGTTCTACCGTCGCTGGCTGCCCGCCCTGCGTGAGGCCACGGGCCGGGATGTTCCCGCCGTCGGGGAGTTCTGGTCTCGAGACGCCGCCGAGCTTTGCGCCTACCTGGGGGAGGAGCCGATCATGAGCATGTTCGACACCCCCCTGCACTACCGTCTCTACCACGCCTCCTTCAAGGATCATTTCGACCTGTCGAAGATCTTCGAGCACACTTTGGTGGAGGCCGATCCTGACCACGCCGTGACCTTCGTGGAGAACCACGACACCCAGCCGGGCCAGTCCTTGCAGTCATTCGTAGAACCCGGCTTCAAACCTGCTGCCTACGCCCTGGTTCTGCTGCGCGAGGCCGGCACTCCGTGCGTCTTCTGGGGCGATCTGTTCGGCACCCCGGAAACCGGGGACATGTCGGCCTGTATCGAGTTGCCCCTGCTGATGCGGCTGCGCCGCAGCCTCGCCTACGGCCCGCAACATGATGCCTTCAACGCCGCCGACCTGGTCGGCTTCACCCGCGAGGGTGAGGACTCCCACCCGGGTTCAGGCCTCGCAGTCGTGCTGTCCACCGGGGTGTCCGCCACCAAGCGCCTGTATGTGGGTGCCCGGCATGCGGGGGAGCGGTGGATCTGCGCCATCGGCGGGCATGGCGCCATCACCATAGGCGGTGACGGCAGTGCCGAGTTCCCCGTAAGCGAGACCGGCCTGTCCGTCTATGTGCCCGCCTCCGCCCGCCCCGTCATTGACCGGGGCATGACCCGGCTGGTCCGCGTACGCTGAGGGAACACAATCGAGGAGGAACCATGCCCACTCCGGACAATCCGACCACCGACAAGAAGATCGCCGTCCTCATCGCCGAGGGATTGGAGGAGGTGGAGGCGCTGGCGGTTGTCGACGTCGTGTTCCGTGCCGGCATTCGCGCCGAGCTAATCGCTGTTGGCGACTCGCTGACCGTCACCTCCTCCCACAAGGTGGTGCTCACCTGTGAGGCGCTGCTGAGCGAGGTGGATCTGGACGACTACGACATGGTGTTCCTGCCCGGCGGAATCCCCGGCACGCCCAACCTCAAGGCAG
This genomic stretch from Actinomyces qiguomingii harbors:
- a CDS encoding alpha-amylase, yielding MSDSTTFGSRGSENPILLQGFAWDMAADSSHWRFLADNAALIADSGVTTIWLPPAYKGQAGVNDVGYGVYDTYDLGEFDQKGTVPTKYGTKDEYVAAVAALRAAGIEVLADIVLNHRMGADGAEQVRAIEVDGADRRKPIADPATITAWTSFTFPGRHGTYSDFTWDHTCFLGTDWDEQARRNGVWLFEGKEWNEDVTDERGNFDYLMGADVDLNNPRVSDELIRWGRWYLETTGVDGVRLDALKHMSREFYRRWLPALREATGRDVPAVGEFWSRDAAELCAYLGEEPIMSMFDTPLHYRLYHASFKDHFDLSKIFEHTLVEADPDHAVTFVENHDTQPGQSLQSFVEPGFKPAAYALVLLREAGTPCVFWGDLFGTPETGDMSACIELPLLMRLRRSLAYGPQHDAFNAADLVGFTREGEDSHPGSGLAVVLSTGVSATKRLYVGARHAGERWICAIGGHGAITIGGDGSAEFPVSETGLSVYVPASARPVIDRGMTRLVRVR
- a CDS encoding alpha/beta hydrolase family protein, which translates into the protein MREAGGLAGAEAEDETNDYLARELTVPVGAAGADPGGLVHALTYVPRAAAAGRLRAPLVVCCHGLGESGLRVAPVAQRLAAAGAVAIAPSFRGGGAPTTGPTTAMTIGTELADLDAVLKTARTWPFVDTARTALFGRSQGGLVAMEAAAAHPAQIAALTLWYPALAAPASVRRRFGRLDAVPETFTSRVDGRDITLGRDFARDLWTRDVEAAMRRYPSPVLLVHGEADADVPLAVSQAAARTLPDARLERIPGAGHGFGDANFEAAVGWTVDFLAWAGVLDD
- a CDS encoding methylated-DNA--[protein]-cysteine S-methyltransferase; protein product: MPQATIRLSAFNSPLGPMTLAAATGEGLPDGGAVVGVWFDGQRHDRAGLTSDARPVTPGAADEPPVLAQTRAWLERYFTGEDPGPTPALAAAGTDFQQRVWDRLRTIPRGQTTTYGRIAADLAAASGRSASARAVGSAVGRNPVSLLVPCHRVLGANGALTGYAGGPERKAALLRLEGVAVA
- a CDS encoding SIR2 family NAD-dependent protein deacylase, which translates into the protein MTETPTSSPLDAANLVRIDRLAEALIDADAVLVGAGAGLSVADGDAHAGPAFEARFADFYAARGITDAYSGGFYPFPTPEERWAFWARNILLQRYESGPGAVYRDLHDLLDGRDYFVLTTNVDHRFQNSGFPKDRLFYTQGDYGLFQCSVPCSQDTYDNYDAVVAMDAGERANTAAGTPMRVPTHLLPTCPRCGEPLTTNLRSDDTFVQDAGWYAAAERYVAWTDAHQSGRVLHLELGVGMNTPGIIKYPFWRRVHANPESIYAAVSLEPGTPREIAGRSILVDADLGAALSALRERLSEQ
- a CDS encoding ABC transporter ATP-binding protein/permease; translation: MLELHEITKSYRTASFDQTALDGVSVSFRDNEFVAVLGQSGSGKTTMLNIIGGLDHFDSGDLVIDGISTKNYRSRDWDAYRNNRIGFVFQSYNLIPHQSVLANVELALTLTGVSRGERRRRALDALEQVGLADHVHKRPSQLSGGQMQRVAIARALINDPEILLADEPTGALDSTTSIQVMDLLREVAADRLVIMVTHNPELAHDYATRIVELADGSITSDTAPYIPTADDAREARPPRRTRMGPLTALSLSFSNLMTKKGRTLMTSFAGSIGIIGIALILALANGVNAYIARTEEETLSSYPLQIERLGMDYTALIARATDTTTQEDLPDGVVGERGDVRDMFGSANTNDLAALKAYFEADGGGINAHVNAIEYLYNVSPQLYLPVTKASSTMPTQVNPDSAFSSFGAMTATMQMTVFRQLAADNGLYVDQYDVAAGRWPTAYNELVLVLPEDGRMSDMTAYALGLREHSQLEQLVQTYMGNTPAAVAMPTAAATATANAAGADPSEDATTDSTAERTYAYNDLIGRTLSLVPSHKRYVHDADYGVWTDRSADAAYMSQLVADGETMSVVGVVRANGSQAALTPGLYYTPALTRYLVEQAADSDIVKAQLAAPDVNVFTGKTFAEEEDAAEDTEFDLSSLFTIDESQLRAAFQIDPDALDISGMDLSGMDLSGLDTTQMDLSGLDLSGLAAVQPEIDLSGLDLSSLSLTDLEQQFPQLADVDYAALITRALADGVIKEGADTRVAAMMTGLIADFTDYYAEHATGDDPADPSDDPELGVLITDYLAQEDVQRTIAETLGSEEVIDSAKLTENLTTALGADPAVTEISEAVRDRLVAEIGSQVAGAVAGSISEALSSAVQQTMAAAMAQMMTAIQTQIAAQIQTATSQLATGLADAVSVDPDAFAQAFELDMTPEELSQLLATLVSTETATYESNLSGLGWADLDNPSEIHIYPKDFAAKDEVKQILEDYNAEQMAVGADDKVITYTDVVGVLMSSVTRIVNIISWLLIAFVAISLVVSSIMIAIITYISVLERRKEIGILRAVGASKADVRHVFNAETIIEGLLAGLMGVGITLLVSLPVNAFIHGRFGVESIAQLPVSAGVILILISVGLTVLAGLIPSGKAAREDPVEALRSE